In Theropithecus gelada isolate Dixy chromosome 13, Tgel_1.0, whole genome shotgun sequence, one DNA window encodes the following:
- the SLC4A5 gene encoding electrogenic sodium bicarbonate cotransporter 4 isoform X2, whose translation MKVKEKAGVGKLDHTNHRRRFPDQKGSPAAEQLQDILGEEDEAPNPTLFTEMDTLQHDGDQMEWKESARWIKFEEKVEEGGERWSKPHVSTLSLHSLFELRTCLQTGTVLLDLDSGSLPQIIDDVIEKQIEDGLLRPELRERVSYVLLRRHRHQTKKPIHRSLVDIGKSVSTTNRSPARSPGAGPSLHHSTEDLRMRQSANYGRLCHAQSRSMNDISLTPNTDQRKNKFMKKIPKDSEASNVLVGEVDFLDQPFIAFVRLIQSAMLGGVTEVPVPTRFLFILLGPSGRAKSYNEIGRAIATLMVDDLFSDVAYKARNRDDLIAGIDEFLDEVIVLPPGEWDPNIRIEPPKKVPSADKRKSVFSLAELGQMNGSVGGGGGVAGGGNGGGGSGGSGGGAGGGGAGGTSSGDDGEMPAMHEIGEELIWTGRFFGGLCLDIKRKLPWFPSDFYDGFHIQSISAILFIYLGCITNAITFGGLLGDATDNYQGVMESFLGTAMAGSLFCLFSGQPLIILSSTGPILIFEKLLFDFSKGNGLDYMEFRLWIGLHSAVQCLILVATDASFIIKYITRFTEEGFSTLISFIFIYDAIKKMIGAFKYYPINMDFKPNFITTYKCECVAPDTVNTTMFNASAPLAPDTNASLYNPLNLTALDWSLLSKKECLSYGGRLLGNSCKFIPDLALMSFILFFGTYSMTLTLKKFKFSRYFPTKPTRPDRGWFVAPFGKNPWWVYPASILPALLVTILIFMDQQITAVIVNRKENKLKKAAGYHLDLFWVGILMALCSFMGLPWYVAATVISIAHIDSLKMETETSAPGEQPQFLGVREQRVTGIIVFILTGISVFLAPILKCIPLPVLYGVFLYMGVASLNGIQFWERCKLFLMPAKHQPDHAFLRHVPLRRIHLFTLVQILCLAVLWILKSTVAAIIFPVMILGLIIVRRLLDFIFSQHDLAWIDNILPEKEKKETDKKRKRKKGAHEDCDEEPQFPPPSVIKIPMESVQSDPQNGIHCIARKRSSSWSYSL comes from the exons GTGGATAAAGTTTGAAGAAAAGGTAGAGGAAGGCGGCGAACGCTGGAGCAAGCCCCACGTGTCCACACTGTCCCTGCACAGCCTCTTCGAGCTCCGTACCTGCCTGCAGACGGGGACAGTGCTGCTGGATTTGGACAGCGGCTCCTTACCACAGATCATAG ATGATGTCATTGAGAAGCAGATTGAGGATGGTCTCCTGCGACCAGAGCTCCGGGAGAGGGTCAGTTATGTCCTCCTGAGGAGGCACCGTCACCAAACCAAGAAGCCCATCCACCGCTCCTTAGTCGACATTGGGAAGTCAGTCTCCACCACAA ATCGCAGTCCCGCCCGGAGCCCTGGTGCTGGCCCGAGTCTACACCACTCCACGGAGGACCTGCGGATGCGGCAGAGTGCAAATTACGGacgtctgt GTCATGCCCAGAGCAGAAGCATGAATGACATTTCTCTCACCCCAAACACAGACCAG CGGAAAAACAAATTCATGAAGAAGATTCCCAAGGACTCAGAAGCCTCCAACGTGCTCGTGGGTGAGGTGGACTTCCTAGACCAGCCATTCATCGCGTTCGTGCGCCTCATCCAGTCGGCCATGCTGGGAGGAGTGACCGAGGTGCCTGTCCCCACCAG ATTTCTGTTTATACTGCTGGGACCTTCTGGGAGAGCAAAATCCTACAATGAAATTGGCCGTGCCATTGCAACCCTCATGGTAGATGAT CTCTTCAGTGACGTGGCCTACAAAGCCCGCAATCGGGACGATCTGATTGCAGGAATTGATGAATTTCTGGATGAGGTCATTGTCCTTCCCCCGGGAGAATGGGACCCAAATATCCGAATTGAGCCACCCAAGAAGGTACCCTCTGCTGACAAGAG GAAATCTGTGTTCTCCCTAGCAGAGCTGGGCCAGATGAATGGCTCTGTGGGAGGAGGCGGCGGAGTTGCTGGAGGAGGCAATggaggtggtggtagtggtggcagTGGCGGCGGGGCTGGCGGTGGCGGGGCCGGTGGAACGAGCAGCGGGGATGATGGAGAGATGCCAGCCATGCACGAAATCGGGGAAGAACTTATCTGGACGGGAAG GTTCTTCGGTGGACTGTGTCTGGATATCAAGAGGAAGTTGCCCTGGTTCCCAAGTGACTTCTATGATGGCTTCCACATTCAGTCCATCTCTGCCATCCTATTCATCTACCTCGGCTGTATCACCAACGCGATCACCTTTGGTGGGCTTCTTGGGGATGCCACCGACAATTATCAG GGAGTGATGGAGAGCTTCCTGGGCACTGCCATGGCTGGCTCCTTGTTCTGCCTCTTCTCGGGACAGCCTCTCATCATTCTCAGCAGCACAGGGCCCATCCTCATCTTTGAGAAGCTTCTCTTCGACTTCAGCAA agGCAATGGCCTGGACTACATGGAGTTCCGCCTCTGGATTGGCCTACACTCAGCTGTCCAGTGCCTTATCCTAGTGGCCACAGATGCCAGCTTTATCATCAAATATATCACCCGCTTCACCGAGGAGGGCTTCTCAACCCTCATCAGCTTCATCTTCATCTATGATGCCATCAAGAAGATGATCGGTGCCTTCAAGTACTACCCTATCAATATGGACTTCAAGCCGAACTTCATCACCACCTACAAGTGCGAGTGCGTCGCCCCTGACACAG TGAATACAACCATGTTCAATGCTTCAGCCCCACTGGCACCAGACACCAACGCTTCTCTG TACAACCCCCTTAACCTCACAGCGTTGGACTGGTCCCTGCTGAGCAAGAAGGAGTGTCTGAGCTATGGCGGGCGCCTGCTTGGGAATTCCTGCAAGTTTATCCCAGACCTGGCGCTCATGTCCTTCATCCTTTTCTTTGGGACATATTCCATGACCCTGACCCTGAAGAAGTTCAAATTCAGCCGCTATTTTCCTACCAAG CCCACACGGCCTGACCGAGGCTGGTTCGTGGCCCCCTTTGGGAAGAACCCGTGGTGGGTGTACCCAGCAAGCATCCTGCCCGCCCTGCTGGTGACCATCCTGATCTTCATGGACCAGCAGATCACTGCCGTCATTGTCAACCGGAAGGAGAACAAACTGAAG AAGGCTGCTGGCTACCATCTGGACCTGTTCTGGGTGGGCATCCTCATGGCCTTGTGCTCCTTTATGGGGCTTCCCTGGTACGTGGCTGCCACGGTCATCTCCATCGCCCACATCGACAGCCTCaagatggagacagagaccaGCGCCCCTGGGGAGCAGCCCCAGTTCCTAGGAGTCAG GGAACAGAGAGTGACTGGCATCATCGTCTTCATCCTGACGGGAATCTCTGTCTTCCTGGCTCCCATCCTAAAG TGCATCCCCCTGCCGGTGCTGTATGGAGTCTTCCTCTACATGGGCGTGGCCTCCCTGAATGGCATCCAG TTCTGGGAACGCTGCAAGCTATTCCTGATGCCGGCCAAGCACCAGCCGGACCACGCCTTCCTGAGGCACGTGCCGCTGCGCCGGATCCACCTCTTCACACTGGTGCAGATCCTCTGCCTGGCGGTGCTCTGGATCCTCAAATCCACGGTGGCTGCCATCATCTTCCCGGTCATG ATCCTGGGCCTCATCATCGTTCGAAGGCTTCTGGATTTCATCTTTTCTCAGCACGACCTGGCCTGGATTGACAACATCCtcccagagaaggaaaaaaaggagacagacaagaagaggaagagaaagaaaggggcgCACGAGGACTGTGACGAGGAG CCCCAGTTCCCTCCTCCCTCAGTTATAAAGATTCCCATGGAAAGTGTCCAATCAGATCCCCAAAACGGTATCCACTGCATTGCCA